The following are from one region of the Heptranchias perlo isolate sHepPer1 chromosome 11, sHepPer1.hap1, whole genome shotgun sequence genome:
- the filip1l gene encoding filamin A-interacting protein 1-like isoform X1, giving the protein MGHWLEDAKSTSLIVWCYCWNVHIVDEWKAESHHLIPSVLLFPQTRNGTSQAAGFRLKNLIDQEKAYQVKKEQENVKKITKLKEELTKLKSFALILVDEQQRLSEQLKQQTQKTQALSVTAQQAQEKLTATEERAIEEEHKVLAFEIELQTQASRFYQQQETTMAKLTNEESQNRQLRLKLATLSRQVDELEETNKSLKKAEEELQDLREKINRGECGNSSLMTEVEDLRKRVLEMEGKDEELLKMEDQCRDLNRKLEKEESHSRNLKTEVEKLKRRIMELEKLEDAFSKSKQECYVLKCNLEKEKNLTKQLANELETLKVRVRELEAIENKLERTELAMKEDLSKLKTLTVMLVDERKNIAEKMRQTEDTVQNANAQLQIEENKVTVVTEKLIEESKKALKSKAELEEKTYSLTKERDELKRKLKAEEERGSDLLSKSNLLKRRLQSLESVEKEFLKNKGKQEYGKSPTRLQQDDNKVRELTHEVERLKRKLKDMQVVEDDLMKTEDEYDSLEHRYYDEQQQLKLLSVELEAVKKELAGYKRAEKAESTQEQILFDRLSEEQAKSSHLTREVEALKDKIHEYMATEDLLCHFKAEQTSLQKKLTQQENRNKELARETENLTKELERYRRFSKSLRPGMNGRRFGELQLCSKEIQTDALDSEPPDYRSLIPLEKAVVNGKICIESEEADYSTQDDDQSLQVNYNSLTVNSVNNNKRSWIPWMKSKESCAQNGKAVSKQNGNLVQPGEMVLTQKQGQPLHIKVTPDHGHSTATLEITSPTLENSFSYTSTAVIPNCGVPKQRITIIQNASITPVKSKLSDGYSTPERALSPLTRTTMSRSRTPDSCGSMTPERTMSPIQIVAVTASSTSSPERALSPEPMEATTAHTIFRVSPERIQGRQIQKSNTSPNVITTEDNKIHIHLGNPHIQTATPVSRPMSPCSSIQEIRTPAITNGTPNKSTNKITSSITITPTATPAPRHSQITVSNVYD; this is encoded by the exons ATGGGCCATTGGCTAGAGGATGCAAAGAGCACATCTCTCATTGTTTGGTGTTACTGTTGGAATGTTCACATCGTTGATGAGTGGAAGGCTGAATCGCATCATCTTATTCCCTCAGTGCTCTTATTCCCACAGACAAGAAATGGAACTTCACAAGCTGCAGGCTTCAG ATTGAAAAACTTAATTGACCAAGAAAAGGCCTACCAGGTGAAAAAAGAACAAGAAAATGTCAAAAAAATTACAAAGCTAAAGGAAGAGCTTACAAAGCTGAAATCATTTGCATTGATACTTGTAGATGAACAGCAACGGCTTTCAGAGCAGCTTAAGCAACAAACTCAAAAAACCCAAGCGCTATCTGTCACTGCACAGCAAGCTCAGGAGAAATTAACAGCCACTGAGGAAAGGGCAATAGAAGAAGAACATAAAGTGCTCGCTTTTGAGATTGAACTACAAACACAAGCCAGTAGATTTTATCAACAACAGGAAACAACAATGGCCAAATTAACCAATGAAGAAAGCCAGAATCGACAGCTCCGTCTAAAATTGGCCACACTCAGCCGACAGGTAGATGAATTGGAGGAGACTAATAAATCATTGAAAAAAGCAGAAGAAGAACTACAGGATTTGAGGGAGAAAATAAACCGCGGTGAGTGTGGGAACTCCAGCTTGATGACAGAGGTGGAAGACCTGCGGAAACGTGTGTTGGAAATGGAAGGAAAAGATGAGGAGCTCTTAAAAATGGAGGACCAGTGCAGGGATCTCAATAGAAAGTTAGAAAAGGAAGAAAGCCACAGCAGAAACCTAAAAACTGAGGTAGAGAAATTGAAGAGGAGAATAATGGAATTGGAAAAATTAGAGGATGCCTTCAGTAAAAGTAAACAGGAATGTTACGTGCTTAAATGTAATCTGGAAAAAGAGAAAAATCTAACTAAGCAACTAGCAAATGAACTGGAAACCTTAAAAGTGCGAGTTAGGGAGCTTGAAGCAATTGAAAACAAACTGGAGAGAACAGAATTGGCCATGAAGGAAGACCTAAGCAAGCTTAAAACATTaactgtgatgttggttgatgaaaGAAAAAATATAGCAGAGAAAATGAGACAGACAGAGGATACAGTTCAAAATGCAAATGCCCAACTTCAAATAGAGGAAAATAAAGTTACAGTTGTGACAGAAAAACTAATTGAGGAAAGTAAAAAGGCATTGAAGTCCAAAGCAGAATTGGAAGAGAAAACATACAGCTTGACAAAGGAAAGAGATGAGCTTAAGAGGAAGCTAAAAGCAGAAGAAGAACGAGGAAGTGATCTTTTGTCCAAGTCCAACCTGCTGAAGAGGAGACTCCAATCCCTTGAATCAGTAGAAAAGGAGTTCCTCAAAAACAAAGGAAAACAAGAGTATGGCAAATCCCCAACACGTTTACAGCAGGATGACAATAAAGTCAGAGAATTAACTCATGAGGTTGAACGGCTTAAACGCAAATTAAAAGATATGCAGGTTGTAGAAGATGATCTAATGAAGACAGAAGATGAGTATGACTCACTGGAGCATAGGTACTACGATGAGCAACAACAGCTAAAATTATTGTCAGTGGAGCTTGAGGCTGTGAAGAAGGAATTGGCTGGATATAAGCGAGCAGAAAAGGCTGAATCAACACAAGAACAAATCCTGTTTGACAGACTCAGTGAGGAACAGGCAAAATCAAGCCATCTTACAAGGGAAGTGGAAGCCCTGAAAGACAAAATTCATGAATATATGGCAACAGAAGACTTATTATGTCATTTTAAAGCAGAGCAGACATCACTGCAAAAAAAGTTGACTCAACAGGAAAACCGAAACAAAGAACTAGCAAGGGAAACCGAGAATCTTACCAAAGAACTGGAGAGGTACAGACGGTTCAGCAAGAGCCTTCGGCCTGGCATGAATGGCAGGAGATTTGGGGAATTACAACTCTGCTCAAAAGAGATCCAGACTGATGCATTAGACAGTGAACCACCTGATTACAGAAGCCTTATCCCTTTAGAAAAAGCAGTTGTGAATGGAAAAatatgcatagaaagtgaagaggCTGATTACAGTACTCAAGATGATGATCAATCCTTGCAAGTAAACTACAACTCATTAACCGTAAACAGTGTCAATAATAATAAGAGATCATGGATACCCTGGATGAAGAGCAAAGAAAGTTGTGCACAAAATGGAAAAGCCGTATCTAAGCAGAATGGAAATCTGGTGCAGCCAGGTGAAATGGTTCTTACTCAGAAACAAGGCCAACCTCTTCACATAAAAGTAACACCAGATCATGGGCACAGTACAGCTACTCTTGAAATCACCAGCCCCACTTTAGAAAATTCATTCTCCTATACCAGCACAGCAGTTATCCCCAACTGTGGTGTTCCAAAGCAAAGAATAACCATTATTCAGAATGCCTCTATCACACCTGTAAAATCAAAGCTATCAGATGGGTACTCCACACCAGAGCGTGCCCTGTCACCCCTTACCAGGACTACAATGTCAAGATCCAGAACTCCAGACTCATGTGGTTCAATGACTCCAGAAAGAACAATGTCACCAATTCAAATAGTTGCTGTAACTGCAAGCTCTACAAGCTCACCAGAACGAGCTCTGTCCCCTGAGCCAATGGAAGCTACTACAGCTCATACAATCTTTAGAGTATCACCTGAAAGGATACAAGGGCGTCAGATACAAAAGTCGAACACAAGTCCTAATGTAATTACCACTGAAGACAATAAAATCCATATCCACTTAGGTAATCCCCACATTCAAACAGCTACACCTGTCTCAAGACCAATGAGCCCCTGCAGTTCAATCCAGGAGATCAGAACTCCAGCTATAACTAATGGGACACCAAATAAGTCAACCAATAAAATCACGAGCAGTATTACTATTACACCAACAGCCACTCCTGCCCCACGCCATTCACAAATTACAGTAAGTAATGTCTACGATTAA